Part of the Denticeps clupeoides chromosome 3, fDenClu1.1, whole genome shotgun sequence genome, GACATCTTTTCTGGCGCCCTTTACAAAGATTACCTCCAAACCTACAGAAACATCACATGTGATGGATTTTATAAACTCTAAGAGcacatcattattttaataagaaaacGCCTCCgttatgcctttttttttttttttttaaacttcctaACTGCGCAACTGTGGAGATATGCAGCGACATGCCCTGCCGCCATTACAGTAGAATCCGCTGCAATACGAGCAAAGCAACACACCTGCTTAGGTTGACCCCCATCGCCAGGTTGCGGTCGCAGCGGTACGAGTCGAAGCCGTCGCTGCGaagggtgagctggaccaggGAGACGTGCGACGCGTCCATGCTTTGCAGCGAGATGCCGGACGAGCTGACATCCCAGCACGCCTCGTTGATCAGGTCTTTCAGAGCCTCCAGAACCTTCTTCAGAATCGAGCCCTGGACAAGTCGCGCCTCGAACATTTTGCTTTTCTCCGAGTTACTATGTTACGTCACTTCACGACCTATACGTTTCTACTAGCTGCAAGTCCCGACGGTTACTCTACTCTACGCTATTAACAGTAAAATATACTCTACGTAAACGAAGCCTTGAAATGGACTAGAATAAAAGGCGCTAACGTTGAAATACTTGTGCCTCGCTGCCTTGCGCTCTGAACTGCGAGCGCGCGCGTTTACGCTTCCCTTTTCATGAAACCCGGTCCGGGGCTCCGACGTCACTTCCTCCCGACGTCGGGCTCCTCCCACGACACGAAACTGACCTTCGCCGGACTCCATCTTGGCTCCACGGAGAGGCGTAGGGTCAACGTTTGGCCACTAGGTGTCTATGTCGCCCAGCCACATTGCAGCCATCATGGGACTTTACACCCGTTTAAATGTATAAGAAACAACTGAAGGAACAAGGTAAATATCTGAATGTTGTAAAGACTAACTTAAGGAATATGCTAAAGATAAAGAAGTATTTGGCTGAAGAAAGTGTGtcgttgtgaaagtgaaagtgaagtaatggtcattgtgatacacatggtgacacaacgaaatttgtcctctgcttttaaccatcacccttggtgagcagtgagcaccatgacaggcgcccggggagcagtgtgtggggacagtgctttgctcagtggtacttcagtggcaccttgacagattgggattcgaacttgCAACCTTGTGATtccgtggccgcttccttaaccactaggccaccaaacccccactgcccccaaaagCAGGAGCCATTTCTGTGTAGCAATCTGTTTAAATGTCCACAAATAAACTTAATGAAATGTATGGGCTGAGAGTTCATGACATTTAATGACATACAAGTTTTGCACTGATTTGCCTTCACGCATGTCAACATTTCATTCTTCAGAGGAGTACACGACatcagtgggtaacacactcacttgtgaaccagaagacccaggttcaaatcccacttactaccattgtgtccctgtgtcccTGCCATTGTGACcatgtgtacctgagcaagacacttaaccctgactgtctccaggggggactgtccctgtaactactgattgtaagtcactctggataagggcgtctggtaaaggctgtaaatgtaaatgtaaaatgcaaacatCAGTCAACATGCACTGATGATGTTAgagtcttcaagtccatcacaacaagaccaaaccagaagctgtggatgactgcaaaTGGTACGTGAGCTGCTCAAAGCTCGAGACTCTGCCTTCAGGGAGGGTGACAAGTTGGCCATAATGCAGCAAAGCGTGCTGCAGAAAATTCACAGCTGTCACAAACTACGGGACTAAAATCTCTGCCTGTGGCAGCGACTcctccctaccagatgcgcTGAATTACATCTACGCACGATTCGACACACAGAACAACGTGACTGCGAGGAAGTCCAACCCTCCTTCCAGTGACCAGGGGCTGTGTCAAACCACAGCGGACGAGAGGAAAACTCTTCTCAGAGTTTACTCATGAAAGGTTGCTGGACcggacaacatccctggaagatgctcagagaaagTGCAGTGCCGTGTTCTCaccgacatcttcaacatctcactgagcaccgccaTTGTTCCTTCACGTCTCCACCATCGTGCCTGTGCCGAAGATGTCTTCAGTGTTGTGTCTCAAAAGTcctgttgcacttacacccatcatgatgaagcgCTTCGtcaggctggtcatgaaacatatgaagaccctgctgccctccaccgcAATTCGCCTATCGTCCGAACCGCTGCACGGacgatgccatcgccaccaccctgcatctgaccctcacccgcCAGTACTGTGAAGGACTCTACGCACCCCGCACATGCACCCTTCACCCTCACAGCCGAAGATACCGAAGCAgtcaggccctcactgccagactctgcaacagcttcatccaaACAGGCCATCAGACGCCTCAACACTcggggactttccactctgtactgacacacacacacacacacacacacacctctgttaTATcaagtaatattatctatctgtaatattacctattaatgcaccgttcaATTGTGCACAGCGATATTTACACTGTTTTACTTTGCATGTTTATTAGTCATTTCAGTAGTTTAGCGCtgcctgtctcattgttgtctacatgttatTCTTGCGCTGCCCGTGTCCCCTGTTtacactttatgtagcccagtttgtctgtgtcacacacgtgcactttttGTCAGTGTGTAACGTTGTTTAGTTGGTTCCGGaggtttcactatgtaccgtctagcatgtatgtagctgaaatgacaataaggcTCAACTCCAACATTGCTTTGGCCAAAAACTCCTGAACCACTCAGCTCACCACAGGACTGTCTGCCTCCACAGACTAAGTGGATgctgaaaaaagacagaaaagagaaaaatgtagTGGGGGATTCCCAGGGTTTCTGGGAAAGAAACAAGTGGGTTTGAGCACAAAACTTCTGGGATTTAATGATCATTTTGGGGATTATCTGATGTTGTGTGAACCAACTGAAAGTGatcacactcacaaaaaattGTTGTCCAAGTCCATAAAGAAATTATTATAGAAGTTaaaacatattgaaaaaaaaaacatgttcagcACAGTTGCTGAACTAAACCATGAAGAAATGACGGTGTTCATGCTCGGCTGAGGTCTTGTTTCTTGTGGTTGCCATGCATGGTTTACAGTGCATGAGACGGTAATGGTCCCTTTGGTCTCCGTTGCTGCTGCCAGAGGACGTTGAAATTATTTTGAGAACAATGTCAGAAAGTTTGTTTAAAAGTGTGTCCATCTTTACCATTCACCATGAGTGGTGTATCATCGAAGAAACCCGGATAGAAGCTTCCTTTGATTTTCAGCCGAAAATACAATCTTCATGGAGAATCTGCATGTCTGGAGGTCCGTCCATGGAGATAGATCCTCTGTTATTTGGAAAGAATATACGGAAATGGGAAACCCCAGCTGCAAGGAGGGCGAAATAAAGTCTGTTTGGATGGATAAGGTTTTCCTTGTTTGCTGCCTGTAGGGACGGAGGCGTTCCTGGCACAATACTCCCTGTTTCCTAGCCTTGCTATTCGCTCATCAAGGTCGTCTCGATGAGCAAATGGCAGGTCTTGATGCAAAGGCTTCGACCTGGAACAACTCATTTTGGACCACTGAAACCTCTTGCGAGGGTGGGCACCAGTATGAAAGTGGGGCACGTGCTGCGTGACAGTTAGGCGGGACACCCAGTCACACGCAGCGGCTTAAGACGCCTCAAAGGGGAGAGCTGGGAGCTGCATGCTGAACAGAAATCTTTCTGGACCCGTCCCCGAGGCTCTTCTATAAATAATCCATGCATAGCGACGCACTGGCCCGCCTCGGTTTCCTGACTGGACGGGGGGTTGGCCCGGCCGCTCGACTCCCCCTTCCACATTTTCGCTGGGATCAAGTTAAAACTCTGAGGCCGCCTCCTCAACTCCCCCCCTTCCTCTCCCACAATCAACAGGAAGACTGGGCCAAGTACGAGCAGAGAAAAGCCAAATTAGAGGGGAGCACGAGagggagcaggagcaggaaagACTTCATCTCTGCTGGCTCGGAGAGGAGGGGAATACCACGACAAAGAGCTGACTAAACGGGTGCAGGCAGCAGAGCAGCTTGGGAGAAGGTCTGAGAAGAACCTGGCCAGACGGAGAACCCATCAGATCGGTCAGACCTCAGGGCCGAAAAACGGAAACAACACAACAACGAAGGGCAAtggccgccaaggtgccaaaaTCCTCCGTGCAGCGCCTGAGCCGGGACCTAACCTGCTCCATCTGCCTGGACCTCTTCAAGCAGCCGGTGTCACTGCCCTGCGACCACACCTTCTGCAAGGCTTGCATCTCCAACTACTGGGCAGGCCCACGTGGCCAAGGCCAGGGCGGCGCTGGCTCCTGTCCCCAGTGCCGCAAAGTCTTTTCTGGACAGACCTACAGGCCCAACCGAATAGTGGCCAACATCGTGGAGAGCTACTGCCAGGGCTTGGAGGAGCAGGACGATTTGCATGTCGACAGGGGCATTGGCGGAGCCCACGCGACCCCCACCCCGCGCTGCAGCCGCCACCGCGAGGAGCTGAAGCTCTACTgcgaggaggaccaggagcTGGTGTGCCTGGTGTGTGGCTTGTCCCAGGACCACCGCAACCACACGATGTCCAGCATTCAGGAGGCAGAGCAGAGCTACAGGGTGAGGCTTCGGGGTGGTTCCTGAGGTTGTGCAGGACCATTGTTCTCCGGGTCTTTCTTCTTTGATTGGTTTGCCCTACTGGTGTTTCTAAAGCAATTTTTCTTTGTTGCCAGAGATTAAAAACATATACAAGCTCCCACATAACACATTTCCTGCTGGATACTGTTCTTCTTTAAGCAACGtagaaagcaataaaaaaaagagggatgGTCTCCTCCCTCGCCTCCGCTTGTTTACATGAATTCCATATTGTCGCGCAATGTTCGTGTTCACCACTTGCGACATGGCCATGACACTGTCACACTGCTTTGTGTTGCAAGGCTTCTCTGAGCGGCACAATGAGTGCCTTGCAGGGGGAACTGAACACTGCCTTgcagtgtgagagagaggcgGAGGAGGAAGTCAGGAAGCTGAAGGTGAGgagaaatatgtaaatatgtttatttactGTACATGAAGAAGCGTGAAGCGTGCTGTCACCGACAACACCGCTACGAGCTATATTGTAAATGTGCCAAAATCCCAATGCCAAACACTGATCAAATAGTGATTTACCTAGACAGTGTTGCAGAAATTATTCATATAAAGAAAGAGACTCGAAGCAGCAGTACAACATTGTTCTCCACctgtttacagagttgggagagaccaacccaCAATTTCTGTAGCTTTTAGATCTATAATTAATCTCACTACTTCCTAAAAGCCTTTGCAcagcactgtatttaaatacacacacacacacacacacacacacacacacacacacacacacacacacacagtctgcagtTGCAGTTGCTGCAGTTGATGGTGACAAACAAACACGGTTCCTCCCGGCTGCATTCCCAGAATTCCTTAACATGTTCAAGCAGAGGTGTTTGCACACCTGGTCCAAAAACCACCTGGTCCACCTGCTTCTCCCGCCACAGGAGCACACGGCCGACCTGAAGCAGCGCATCGAGGCTCAGTTCAGCGACCTGCATCAGTTCCTGTACcaggaggagaagctgctgcagGTCAAGCTGAAGACGGAGGAGCGGCGCGAGCTGATCCGTCTGGACGAGCACAAGGCCGTCCTCAGTGTGGAGATATCGCGGCTGCGGAGTGCCTTGGTCGAGATCGAGAACAATTTGAAGGAGCAGGACCCCTTCGGCCTGCTCAGGGTGAGTCAGCGAGCACAGGCCAGATGGATAATGCGCCCAACGTATGTGATCCTAGACATGAGcatttacacccttatccagagcgacttacaatcagcagttacagggacagtccccccctggagacactcagggttaagtgtcttgctcagggacaccatggtagtaagcagggtttgaacctgggtcttctggttcacaggcgagtgtgttgcaaTGCTGTTGGACTTCTTCTTTGGGAGGGTTAATTGGTCTGCAGGGATGTTCATGCCAGTGCCAGGCAGCCTTGGCCTGCCGAACTTGAATTAGCTTGAAATGTGGCTGGATGTTAAGGACACACTGTGGTGTGGACAAGAGCTCATTACCCAGCTTGCAGCAATTTGCGGAGATCTAAAACTGTCACTGCAAATTGGAAGGTGTGACCACAGGATGCAGCAAGTCTTAGATGAGCTCACTCCACCTCAATTATGATAGATAATAATTTAAATAGGTCGTACGCAGGGGGAAATTCCCACAATGCCCATGTGAGAGCGAGAAGAGTGGAGCTTCCAGACACTGATGTAATGTGGAAAGTAGTTCTTGCTCCATTGCCAAACTAATCAGCCTTCTTTATTCTCTCTTTCCTGTGCAGAACATAAAGAGTCTGCTTCAGAGGTGAGGGCCCAGAATGTTGGCAACAGAGTGGCGTTTCAGACACTTTATTTGAATTTCAAATggcttgttgttttttccatttttttttgtctctcagtgtgtgtggtttgttgtCTCCCGCAGGCCAGCGCCGAAGTTTGAGAAGCCCACCCACACGGCCCCAAGCTTGTGCGAGGGCCGCTTTGCAGGGCCGCTTCAGTACAGGGTGTGGAAGTCTCTGAAAGGAAGCATCTACCCAGGTGGGACAGCGAGAAACAATGAGCTGGCACCAGTGTAGTTCATTATTCAGCCAAGACCTCCAGGAGGTCCAAGAGGCCAAATCTACACATCAACCATTAATGCCGCCAGGACAGGTCTTAGTAAACGTGTAGGAAACACCAGCGCAGGTACAATGCTAAGGACAGTGGTCAGCTGTATGCCCCCTACAGGCATTAGGCAGGTACTACATCCAGATTGATTGCACCGTACctgtaagtgaaagtggagtgattgtcattgtgatacactgcagcacagcacacgttgatacaacgaaatgtgtcctctgcttttaacccatcaccttggtgagcagtgggctgccatgacaggcgcccagggagcagtgtgtggggacggtgctttggtcagtggcacctcagtggtacctaggcagtttgggatttgaaccagcaaccttctggttacaggtCCATTTCCGTTAGCTTCCAAAAGCTTTGATGAATAAAAAGCTCTATACTATCAGTTAAAAATTTGCATCtactctttttttacattgacaaaaactgaacaaaactgACAACCCGGGATTATGAAATAACATGAGGCTATGAGGTTCTGTACTgaacaaaacaggaaaagtgaacatttgagtgggtgcttttgttgtgatggcagcatttcactttcttcaccaccaccaacagagatggtttccaacagtcctgaatgcttattatgctgaacactttcttatcaatCACTCATGTTCATGGGCATCTCATGAAGGTAAATAAAAAGGCGACTGATAAAAAAGATTCAGCAAACATACTTCACTGTCTACTGCAACAAAAATTctatataattttaataaaacagtattcatatttaaaaaaagtaatatagaTTTTGGCGAATTACTAATGAATTGAATATGAAAGCACACAGTGTAGAAATACAAAAGTACAATTATCGAATACAAGTATAttgaaaaaacagaagcagcagagtTGGGGCGTCCAAACA contains:
- the trim69 gene encoding E3 ubiquitin-protein ligase TRIM69, producing MAAKVPKSSVQRLSRDLTCSICLDLFKQPVSLPCDHTFCKACISNYWAGPRGQGQGGAGSCPQCRKVFSGQTYRPNRIVANIVESYCQGLEEQDDLHVDRGIGGAHATPTPRCSRHREELKLYCEEDQELVCLVCGLSQDHRNHTMSSIQEAEQSYRASLSGTMSALQGELNTALQCEREAEEEVRKLKEHTADLKQRIEAQFSDLHQFLYQEEKLLQVKLKTEERRELIRLDEHKAVLSVEISRLRSALVEIENNLKEQDPFGLLRNIKSLLQRPAPKFEKPTHTAPSLCEGRFAGPLQYRVWKSLKGSIYPVPSAITFNASTANPWLSLTSSLTCVRYQTFNSDMQDNPERFNAALSLLGSQGFTHGRHYWEVDVYSSTVWTVGVARESVSRKGVIKALPSNGFWTLSLSYGVQYMAGTSPPTVLSLEEKLDRIGVYLDYKRGLVSFYNAVCMTHLYTFRDNFNETLYPYFNLGFLDKVHENEPLKVFLPKI